From the Desulforamulus hydrothermalis Lam5 = DSM 18033 genome, one window contains:
- a CDS encoding ferritin-like domain-containing protein, whose product MRLTINDILDVAIKSEESSCQFYKEMAGRAKNPASANILAKLAQDEQEHLDYLLWLKSGEPINEEVYFDGLEEAGSLDPAMTPKEVLAVAIQRENAAAQMYRQMAEIFKAQADKHFIFERMARDEEHHAEAIAKIEIPGE is encoded by the coding sequence ATGCGCTTAACCATCAATGATATTTTAGACGTAGCCATAAAATCAGAAGAAAGCAGCTGCCAATTTTATAAAGAAATGGCAGGTCGGGCTAAAAACCCGGCTTCAGCCAACATCCTGGCGAAACTGGCCCAGGATGAGCAGGAACACCTGGATTATCTGCTCTGGTTAAAGTCCGGTGAGCCAATTAACGAGGAAGTTTACTTCGACGGGTTAGAGGAGGCCGGCAGCTTGGATCCGGCCATGACACCCAAAGAAGTCCTGGCGGTGGCGATCCAACGGGAAAATGCCGCTGCTCAAATGTACCGTCAAATGGCAGAAATATTTAAGGCGCAAGCCGATAAACATTTTATTTTTGAGCGGATGGCCCGGGATGAAGAACATCACGCAGAAGCCATTGCCAAAATAGAAATACCCGGCGAATAG
- a CDS encoding NIL domain-containing protein, whose product MAPHKIVLRFTSTTSDQPIIYHLVKDYDLVVNIVKAQINPHLEGTMVLDLDGPRYEEGIRYLRDQGITVHPLTQEVVRIHDRCTACGACTVHCPAGALYLERPAMEVHFNGDKCVVCLQCLKVCPVRAMEVRI is encoded by the coding sequence ATGGCACCGCATAAAATTGTTTTAAGGTTTACTTCCACCACCTCTGACCAGCCGATAATTTATCATTTGGTTAAGGATTACGATTTGGTGGTTAATATTGTCAAGGCCCAGATTAACCCTCACCTGGAGGGAACCATGGTGTTAGATTTGGATGGGCCGAGGTACGAAGAAGGCATCCGGTATTTAAGGGATCAGGGCATCACGGTGCATCCTTTAACCCAGGAAGTGGTGCGTATCCATGACCGCTGTACCGCTTGCGGCGCCTGCACGGTACACTGCCCGGCGGGTGCCCTGTATCTGGAGCGCCCGGCCATGGAGGTTCATTTTAACGGTGACAAATGTGTGGTTTGTCTGCAGTGTTTAAAGGTTTGCCCGGTACGGGCCATGGAGGTAAGGATTTAA
- the ltaE gene encoding low-specificity L-threonine aldolase, with the protein MKIKIVDLRSDTVTLPTEEMRTAMAGAKVGDDVYGEDPTVKELEATAASLVGKEAALFVPSGTMGNQLAVLTHTERGDEVILDSEAHIYCYEVGAPALLAGVQLRPVSRLLSEQGPSVLRQALRPADLHFPRTSLVCLENTFNRGGGTVLSPRVMAEIYDLARQQGLRVHLDGARIFNAAVALNVDVKVFTCCCDSLMFCLSKGLAAPVGSLLAGSRDFIQRARKYRKALGGGMRQAGVLAAAGLVALKMVDRLAEDHSHARRLAEGMARLPGLKVDLARVQTNIVVAEVPAPGTAAHLVSELHRRGIKCAAFGPGTIRLVTHKDVSAADIDYTLQVMAEILG; encoded by the coding sequence ATGAAAATTAAAATTGTCGATTTGCGCAGTGACACTGTAACTTTACCTACCGAGGAAATGCGAACCGCCATGGCCGGAGCAAAAGTGGGGGATGATGTGTACGGCGAGGATCCCACCGTAAAGGAATTAGAAGCGACAGCCGCTTCCTTGGTGGGCAAAGAAGCAGCATTGTTTGTACCCTCCGGCACCATGGGTAACCAACTGGCGGTGCTTACCCACACCGAACGGGGCGATGAAGTAATTTTGGACAGCGAGGCTCACATTTACTGCTACGAAGTGGGTGCCCCGGCCCTGCTGGCGGGAGTACAGCTGCGGCCCGTCAGCCGTCTGTTATCCGAGCAAGGGCCGTCAGTCCTCAGACAAGCCCTGCGCCCCGCTGATCTTCATTTCCCTCGCACCTCCCTGGTTTGCCTGGAAAATACTTTTAACCGTGGCGGCGGCACCGTTTTGTCGCCCCGGGTAATGGCTGAGATTTATGACCTGGCCCGGCAGCAGGGACTGCGGGTGCACCTGGACGGGGCCCGCATTTTCAACGCGGCAGTGGCTCTGAACGTGGATGTTAAAGTATTTACTTGTTGCTGTGACTCCCTCATGTTTTGTCTTTCCAAGGGTTTAGCGGCACCGGTGGGGTCATTGCTGGCGGGCAGCCGTGATTTCATCCAGCGGGCCCGCAAGTACCGCAAAGCCCTGGGCGGCGGTATGCGGCAGGCCGGTGTGCTGGCCGCCGCCGGTTTAGTGGCCCTTAAAATGGTAGATCGCCTGGCGGAGGATCACTCCCATGCCCGCCGGCTGGCAGAAGGAATGGCCCGCCTGCCGGGCTTAAAGGTTGATCTTGCCCGGGTACAAACCAATATTGTGGTGGCAGAAGTGCCGGCACCCGGAACAGCTGCTCACTTGGTCAGCGAGTTGCACCGCCGGGGTATAAAATGTGCTGCTTTCGGGCCCGGCACCATTCGCTTGGTGACCCACAAGGATGTGTCCGCCGCGGACATTGACTATACGTTGCAAGTTATGGCGGAAATACTGGGCTAA
- a CDS encoding universal stress protein — MHAQILFITDGSASADAAGETAIRLAVNMKMPLKAVFILDEGWKFLLGDEWLSTSATRMNFFRWFEGGLQTHAKNLLDQFAVKARGRGVATEVDIRIGQTEKVITELTMEQPTAFLVLPNPHATAPAAAAGLRINLNSLTKKVTPQIIIGPR, encoded by the coding sequence GTGCACGCGCAAATTTTATTTATTACGGATGGCTCAGCTTCTGCGGATGCGGCAGGAGAAACGGCTATCCGGTTAGCTGTGAATATGAAAATGCCGCTCAAAGCTGTCTTCATTTTAGATGAGGGATGGAAATTCCTGCTGGGCGATGAGTGGTTAAGCACATCTGCCACCCGTATGAATTTTTTCCGCTGGTTTGAGGGTGGCTTACAAACCCATGCTAAAAACCTTCTTGATCAATTTGCCGTAAAAGCAAGGGGGCGGGGAGTGGCAACGGAGGTTGACATCCGCATTGGCCAAACAGAAAAAGTAATAACAGAATTAACCATGGAGCAACCAACGGCCTTTTTGGTGTTGCCCAACCCGCATGCCACTGCTCCTGCGGCTGCTGCGGGACTTAGAATTAACTTAAACAGTTTGACTAAAAAGGTTACCCCTCAGATAATTATTGGGCCAAGATAA
- a CDS encoding 50S ribosomal protein L25: protein MAEHALHANIRTERTKSSLKRIRDKGEIPGVVYGKHLGTMAVAVDAGALKKILGSVNGRNTLIKMDLNGGKQTVMVKSLQMDPLHQRIQHVDFQQVSEDTKIRTVVPVQLVGTPRGVALGGVVQHDLRSAEIECLPSQIPDAIKVDISHLEIGDALSVSDLQVPPGVKLLDHPHTTVVGVAVMKAPEPAGQPEVPPEPMAEAKAKSSEKE, encoded by the coding sequence GTGGCAGAGCATGCTTTACATGCTAATATCAGGACAGAACGCACCAAGTCCAGCTTAAAGCGCATCAGGGACAAGGGCGAGATTCCGGGTGTGGTATACGGCAAGCATTTGGGAACCATGGCGGTTGCTGTAGATGCCGGGGCATTAAAAAAGATTCTTGGTTCGGTGAACGGACGTAATACCTTGATAAAGATGGATTTAAACGGCGGCAAGCAGACCGTAATGGTTAAAAGCCTGCAAATGGACCCTTTGCACCAGCGGATTCAACATGTAGATTTTCAGCAGGTAAGCGAGGATACCAAAATTCGTACCGTAGTGCCGGTGCAGTTGGTGGGTACCCCCAGGGGAGTGGCTCTGGGCGGGGTGGTACAGCATGATTTGCGCAGCGCAGAAATTGAATGTTTGCCCAGCCAAATTCCGGATGCCATCAAAGTGGATATCAGCCACCTGGAAATCGGAGATGCTTTATCAGTAAGCGATTTACAGGTGCCGCCAGGGGTTAAACTGCTTGATCACCCGCACACTACCGTGGTGGGTGTGGCAGTGATGAAGGCGCCCGAACCGGCCGGGCAACCGGAAGTGCCGCCGGAACCAATGGCGGAGGCCAAGGCGAAGAGCTCTGAAAAAGAGTAA
- a CDS encoding acetate uptake transporter, whose product MAHADNVVTVKNVTADPSALGLFGLAIVTLVASSQKLGWTEGVAFVLPWAIFLGAFAQLLACILDFKKNNVFGATAFGGYAFFWFAVGMSWMIKLGIFGETAAGSADVRQLGVAFIGYLIFTLFMTVGSMETHKVLFIIFILIDVLFLGLALSAFGIAEHFTHRLAAWAELLIAVMAFYGSAASVLNLHFGQVLLPVGKPFGIFKKQF is encoded by the coding sequence ATGGCGCATGCAGACAATGTTGTAACTGTCAAAAATGTTACCGCAGACCCATCCGCCCTGGGCTTATTTGGCCTGGCCATAGTAACTCTGGTAGCTTCTTCCCAGAAATTAGGGTGGACCGAGGGGGTCGCTTTTGTTTTACCCTGGGCAATTTTTCTTGGTGCTTTTGCCCAATTGTTGGCCTGTATTTTAGACTTTAAAAAGAATAATGTGTTTGGTGCCACCGCCTTTGGCGGGTACGCTTTTTTCTGGTTTGCTGTGGGTATGTCCTGGATGATTAAACTGGGCATATTCGGTGAGACTGCCGCCGGCTCAGCAGACGTTCGCCAACTGGGTGTGGCCTTTATCGGTTACCTAATCTTTACCCTGTTTATGACCGTAGGCTCCATGGAAACTCATAAAGTATTATTTATTATTTTTATTTTAATTGATGTATTATTCCTTGGTTTGGCCTTAAGTGCTTTTGGGATTGCGGAACATTTTACACACCGGCTGGCTGCCTGGGCAGAACTGTTGATTGCCGTAATGGCTTTTTACGGTTCCGCCGCTTCCGTATTAAACCTTCACTTTGGCCAAGTGCTGCTGCCGGTGGGCAAACCCTTTGGCATCTTTAAAAAACAGTTTTAA
- a CDS encoding UPF0280 family protein, producing the protein MTYTERTYRSLHRQHDLVHFQVMVRETDLDIGVRRERFSPELVRRTEELIYQERRLLELYIRQDPVFQTSLQPHPTVAGAPSLAVEMAEAARLAGVGPMAAVAGAFAQLAGKALTRYSRDVIVENGGDIFIKTTRPRKVGIFAGQSPFSHRIALAIQPGQTPLGICTSSGTVGHSLSFGRSDAVVILAPSAPLADAVATAAGNLVQEEADVQKAVDFAASVPGVTGAVAIKGEKLAAWGQVKLVPM; encoded by the coding sequence TTGACCTACACCGAACGTACTTACCGTTCCCTGCACCGCCAGCATGACCTGGTGCATTTTCAAGTGATGGTGCGAGAAACCGATTTGGATATCGGCGTACGGCGGGAACGCTTTTCACCTGAGCTGGTGCGCCGGACGGAGGAATTAATTTATCAAGAGCGCCGGCTGCTGGAGTTGTATATCCGCCAGGACCCGGTTTTTCAAACCAGCTTGCAGCCTCACCCAACCGTCGCCGGGGCACCGTCCCTGGCGGTGGAGATGGCTGAGGCGGCCCGCCTGGCCGGGGTTGGACCAATGGCGGCGGTGGCCGGCGCCTTTGCCCAACTGGCAGGGAAAGCTTTGACCCGGTATTCCCGGGATGTTATTGTGGAAAACGGCGGCGATATTTTTATAAAGACGACCCGGCCCAGAAAAGTAGGTATTTTTGCCGGGCAGTCACCGTTCAGTCACCGCATTGCTCTGGCTATCCAGCCGGGGCAAACCCCGCTTGGCATTTGCACCTCCTCCGGCACCGTAGGTCATTCATTAAGTTTCGGCAGGTCGGACGCCGTGGTTATTCTGGCACCCTCCGCCCCGCTGGCGGATGCTGTGGCCACGGCAGCCGGCAATCTGGTGCAAGAAGAGGCAGATGTACAAAAGGCGGTGGACTTTGCGGCGTCAGTGCCAGGGGTGACCGGGGCGGTGGCGATCAAAGGGGAAAAACTGGCAGCTTGGGGACAGGTAAAACTAGTACCCATGTAG
- a CDS encoding DUF1904 domain-containing protein: MPQIKIRGISLEKICSLSEELIDRLQQVINCPKEDLTLEYIPTTFISDGKPAAGYPFVEVAWFDRGQETQDRVAETITNLIRRTGYAGVDVMFTVFEKHRYYENGEHF; encoded by the coding sequence GTGCCACAAATCAAAATAAGAGGTATCTCCCTCGAAAAAATTTGTTCCCTCAGTGAGGAATTAATCGACCGGCTGCAGCAGGTTATTAATTGTCCCAAAGAAGACCTGACCTTGGAGTACATTCCCACTACCTTTATTTCAGACGGGAAACCGGCGGCAGGATATCCCTTTGTGGAAGTGGCCTGGTTTGATCGGGGCCAGGAAACCCAGGATCGGGTGGCCGAAACCATTACCAACTTAATCCGGCGTACCGGCTATGCCGGTGTGGATGTTATGTTTACCGTTTTTGAGAAACACAGGTACTATGAAAACGGTGAACATTTTTAG
- a CDS encoding PRC-barrel domain-containing protein — MRKSKKFIGMPVISLAEGQQMGTVKGLVVDPQQQKVAALIIEQKGWFSEQKFAPYGKVRSVGADAITIDQSAAIEKGTSLPEILKLYKDKVAVIGCKVVAENGCQLGEVDEYYVEETGGSIVGLEISANLLNSIIKGKSFLDISFVKTIGKHLVVTSNHALENMVKIDGGLSETVKHIKDSTSYLWESTLQKTKELGSKTKDELESKTKEFTGLTKDLGESLLEKVKRKHTEDAEQKETVPVTTDQTVEAAQPPPAAAPPEDICRSAAPVADQVTVVDLPPEALVREEPPADEPAEPAEVPPAAAAAKEDPPAAEDTNK, encoded by the coding sequence ATGCGCAAGAGCAAAAAGTTTATCGGTATGCCCGTGATCAGCCTTGCCGAAGGCCAGCAAATGGGAACTGTCAAAGGCTTGGTGGTAGACCCGCAGCAACAAAAGGTTGCCGCCCTGATCATAGAGCAAAAAGGTTGGTTTAGTGAGCAGAAATTTGCTCCTTACGGAAAAGTACGTAGCGTGGGCGCTGATGCCATTACCATCGACCAGAGCGCAGCAATAGAAAAAGGTACCAGCCTGCCGGAAATTTTAAAACTATACAAGGATAAAGTTGCTGTTATTGGTTGTAAAGTTGTGGCAGAAAATGGCTGCCAACTGGGCGAAGTGGATGAATATTATGTCGAAGAAACCGGCGGCAGTATCGTTGGCTTAGAAATCAGCGCTAATTTGCTTAACAGCATTATTAAGGGCAAGTCGTTCTTGGATATTAGTTTTGTTAAAACCATTGGCAAGCATTTAGTGGTAACATCTAACCATGCTTTAGAAAACATGGTAAAAATTGACGGGGGACTGTCAGAAACCGTCAAGCATATTAAAGACAGCACCAGCTATCTTTGGGAAAGTACCCTGCAAAAAACCAAGGAATTGGGCAGCAAGACAAAGGATGAACTGGAAAGCAAAACTAAGGAATTTACCGGCCTGACAAAAGACCTGGGAGAAAGTTTACTGGAAAAAGTAAAGAGAAAACACACAGAGGATGCTGAACAAAAGGAAACTGTGCCGGTCACAACCGATCAAACGGTCGAAGCGGCTCAACCACCCCCGGCAGCTGCACCGCCGGAAGATATTTGCCGCTCCGCCGCCCCGGTGGCAGACCAGGTGACAGTGGTAGATTTGCCGCCGGAAGCCCTGGTACGGGAAGAACCACCGGCTGACGAACCTGCAGAGCCGGCCGAAGTTCCTCCGGCCGCCGCTGCCGCAAAAGAAGATCCGCCTGCGGCAGAAGATACAAACAAGTAA
- the pth gene encoding aminoacyl-tRNA hydrolase: MKLIVGLGNPGPAYAHTRHNVGFMVIDSLARQLGAEVSKEQHKALVGQAVIGGTRVILAKPQTYMNLSGQAVVALMNWYKLTPEDLLVIADDLDLPPGRLRMRKKGSDGGQKGLRNIIELLGTQEFTRLRLGIGRPVHGAVEYVLGKIAGPEAELLQEAVARAAEAAKTWVLEGTDKAMNRFNQKPDNRKAEPAQGLSQTARD, from the coding sequence ATGAAGTTAATCGTGGGTCTGGGCAATCCCGGACCGGCTTATGCGCATACCCGACATAATGTGGGGTTTATGGTGATTGACAGCCTGGCCCGGCAACTGGGGGCGGAGGTTAGCAAAGAGCAGCACAAGGCCCTGGTAGGCCAAGCGGTCATAGGGGGAACCAGGGTAATTTTAGCCAAGCCCCAAACCTATATGAATTTGAGCGGCCAGGCAGTGGTTGCCCTGATGAACTGGTACAAGCTGACGCCCGAGGATCTCCTGGTGATTGCAGATGATTTGGATCTGCCTCCGGGGCGTTTACGCATGCGCAAAAAGGGCAGTGACGGCGGGCAAAAGGGCTTGCGAAACATTATTGAACTTCTGGGCACCCAAGAATTTACCCGGCTCAGACTGGGGATCGGCCGTCCTGTTCATGGGGCGGTAGAATATGTATTGGGAAAAATTGCCGGACCCGAGGCAGAGTTGCTGCAAGAGGCTGTTGCCCGGGCGGCGGAGGCTGCAAAAACCTGGGTGCTTGAAGGTACTGATAAAGCTATGAACCGGTTTAATCAAAAGCCGGACAACAGGAAAGCAGAGCCGGCCCAAGGTTTGTCTCAGACGGCCAGGGACTGA